From the genome of Thermodesulfobacteriota bacterium, one region includes:
- a CDS encoding GAF domain-containing sensor histidine kinase, translating into MELKSVYGDSSRENEDLAILISLIQAVHKSSDLEEIYQVALSSAVRLENVDMASIYLIDEEKREAVLRAHRNLPYFFVERAGRIPYPRGITWKAINSRKILNIEDVQKDPDIGPAGRELGPHSALVIPITLEEKSIGVIWFISYREHRFNEREISLLSTLGNQIAIALARAKMLEEMKKREEDLKQTLTQLSKKNRYESIISAVTQNVHKTINLQDVLENAVDAMSKNIDNVNNVSIYLVEEAEGDSTSFDKAQDTSAQAVLKSYRGYPDWWIKQVRTIPYPIGFTWKTIIGGKPTYCADVGTDSVIGPAGKRMGTKSYASMPINFGGKTVGVININSLKKNAFNEEELRLLEIVARKIEVAINNAKQAEALRKSEEALRKAKNELEIKVEERTTELRKTNRNLMAEIAERKRAEEGLRNSHEQLRALAARLQSIREEERKLIAREVHDELGQALTGLKLDLSRLASSLSGIATKRNNAAQRIESMSTLIDETIQTVRRIATQLRPGVLDDLGLVAAIEWQLQDFRERTGVECEFKSSVKHLNLDQNLSTSLFRILQETLTNIARHANASRVKIRLKKDKDNIVLRVEDNGRGIAEREISGSKSLGLLGIKERALLFGGSVDITGRQNKGTVVAVHIPLRRHTP; encoded by the coding sequence ATGGAGCTAAAGAGTGTGTACGGCGATTCGAGTCGGGAGAACGAGGATTTAGCAATATTGATTAGCCTTATTCAGGCGGTGCATAAATCCTCTGACCTGGAGGAGATATACCAGGTTGCTTTAAGCTCGGCGGTGAGGCTAGAAAACGTGGACATGGCGTCAATTTACTTGATAGACGAGGAAAAGCGTGAGGCGGTGCTAAGGGCCCACCGGAATCTCCCTTATTTTTTTGTGGAGAGAGCCGGCAGAATCCCCTATCCCAGGGGGATAACCTGGAAGGCAATAAACAGCAGGAAGATACTTAATATAGAGGATGTGCAGAAAGACCCGGATATAGGGCCAGCGGGCAGAGAACTGGGACCGCACAGCGCCCTGGTTATACCTATTACCCTCGAAGAAAAGAGTATAGGTGTTATCTGGTTTATCAGTTATAGAGAGCATCGGTTTAATGAAAGGGAAATAAGCTTGCTTTCCACATTAGGAAACCAGATTGCCATCGCCCTGGCTAGGGCAAAGATGTTAGAGGAAATGAAAAAGAGAGAGGAGGATCTCAAACAAACCCTCACCCAGTTGTCCAAAAAGAACCGATACGAATCTATTATTAGCGCCGTAACTCAAAATGTTCATAAAACAATCAATCTCCAGGATGTACTGGAAAACGCAGTTGATGCTATGAGTAAGAATATAGATAACGTGAACAACGTCTCAATCTACCTAGTTGAAGAAGCCGAAGGGGATTCGACTTCCTTCGACAAAGCTCAGGACACCTCAGCTCAGGCGGTTCTAAAGTCTTACCGAGGCTATCCGGATTGGTGGATCAAGCAAGTTAGAACGATCCCTTACCCTATCGGGTTTACCTGGAAGACGATTATTGGGGGCAAGCCGACCTATTGTGCCGATGTGGGTACAGACTCGGTAATCGGCCCCGCCGGAAAGAGGATGGGAACAAAGAGCTACGCCTCCATGCCTATTAATTTCGGGGGAAAAACGGTTGGGGTCATAAATATAAACTCCTTGAAGAAAAACGCCTTTAACGAGGAGGAGCTAAGGTTGCTGGAAATCGTAGCTCGAAAAATTGAGGTGGCGATTAACAACGCTAAGCAGGCGGAGGCTCTTCGCAAATCTGAGGAAGCCCTAAGAAAAGCTAAAAACGAGCTGGAAATAAAGGTGGAGGAACGAACAACCGAGTTGAGAAAGACAAACCGGAATTTAATGGCCGAGATCGCTGAACGCAAGCGGGCAGAGGAGGGTCTCAGAAATTCCCATGAACAACTGCGAGCACTAGCAGCACGTCTTCAATCCATAAGAGAAGAGGAAAGAAAGCTAATTGCCAGGGAGGTTCATGACGAGCTTGGGCAGGCGTTGACCGGGTTAAAACTGGACCTTTCCCGTTTGGCGAGCAGTTTGTCCGGAATTGCTACCAAAAGAAATAATGCAGCTCAAAGGATTGAGTCCATGTCTACTTTGATTGACGAAACCATACAAACAGTACGGAGAATCGCAACCCAGTTGAGACCGGGGGTGCTCGATGACCTGGGCCTGGTGGCGGCTATCGAATGGCAGTTGCAGGACTTCCGCGAAAGAACAGGGGTTGAATGCGAGTTCAAGTCTAGTGTTAAGCATCTAAACCTGGACCAAAACCTCTCCACCTCTTTGTTCCGTATACTTCAAGAGACCTTGACCAATATTGCTCGTCATGCCAACGCCAGCAGGGTTAAGATACGTTTGAAGAAAGACAAAGATAACATCGTGCTCAGGGTGGAGGATAATGGCAGGGGAATTGCTGAAAGGGAGATTTCTGGCTCCAAGTCTCTAGGATTATTGGGAATCAAAGAACGTGCCTTGCTTTTCGGTGGAAGTGTTGACATCACCGGGCGACAGAATAAAGGGACAGTAGTCGCTGTGCATATTCCTCTCCGGAGGCATACGCCATGA
- a CDS encoding MFS transporter — MRLKTITPHQKKTLVAGSVGNVLEWYDFALYGSFAPIIAKLFFPAKDELASLLSTFGVFALGFLMRPLGAAIFGFVGDRVGRKRALMLSVILMAIPTTLLGVLPTYVQIGVAAPVLLTLLRLIQGISIGGEFTCSISFVVEHAPPSRRGFFGSWTVFSLLCGVLLGSAVSTFITSALSQDAITSWGWRVPFILGVLIGGVGLFLRTGIEESPIFKSLESSGNVSKAPIREALTHYRKETLTTVGATCVGSVTFYMIFVYLITFLSTETNVPYSSALEINTISMIVLMVLTPLMGAISDRLGRKPLLIAGSLIIAILSYPLFLLISQDKVLYDLAGQVVFAIGLAMVFGPFGAMLVELFPTRVRMSAMSLGYNIGFAVFGGTAPLIATYLIKETGSKTAPSICLIVSALISLLIFLKLRETFRSPLS; from the coding sequence ATGCGATTGAAAACTATAACCCCACACCAGAAGAAGACCCTGGTTGCCGGTTCCGTAGGAAACGTCTTGGAATGGTACGATTTTGCCCTGTATGGTTCCTTTGCCCCTATCATTGCAAAGCTCTTTTTCCCGGCAAAGGACGAGCTGGCCTCGCTACTTTCTACATTCGGGGTCTTCGCACTAGGGTTTCTCATGCGTCCACTGGGAGCTGCTATCTTTGGCTTTGTCGGTGATAGGGTCGGGCGGAAAAGGGCGCTGATGCTGTCAGTGATCCTGATGGCCATCCCAACGACACTTCTTGGTGTTCTACCCACCTACGTTCAGATTGGCGTCGCCGCTCCGGTTTTGTTGACTCTGCTTCGTCTCATCCAGGGTATTTCTATAGGCGGGGAATTTACTTGCTCCATCTCGTTTGTCGTGGAACATGCCCCTCCATCACGCCGAGGGTTCTTTGGCAGTTGGACAGTTTTTAGCTTGCTTTGCGGGGTTCTCCTCGGGTCTGCGGTTAGCACATTTATAACTTCCGCCCTCTCTCAGGATGCGATAACCAGTTGGGGTTGGCGTGTTCCGTTCATCTTAGGGGTCTTGATTGGGGGCGTCGGCCTTTTTCTGAGGACCGGTATAGAGGAATCTCCAATCTTTAAATCATTGGAAAGCTCGGGGAACGTTTCAAAAGCACCGATCCGTGAGGCACTCACTCATTACCGTAAAGAAACACTAACCACCGTGGGTGCGACCTGCGTAGGCTCTGTTACTTTCTATATGATTTTTGTTTACTTGATAACCTTTCTTTCAACTGAGACTAATGTGCCTTATTCCTCGGCCTTGGAGATTAACACGATAAGCATGATTGTCCTTATGGTACTAACCCCTCTCATGGGAGCCATTTCCGACCGCCTGGGGAGAAAGCCATTGCTGATTGCCGGTTCCTTAATAATTGCGATCCTATCCTACCCCCTGTTTCTTCTAATCTCACAAGACAAGGTTCTGTATGACCTGGCTGGACAGGTGGTCTTTGCCATTGGTCTGGCGATGGTTTTTGGTCCTTTTGGGGCAATGCTTGTGGAGCTCTTCCCAACGCGGGTGCGCATGAGTGCCATGTCTCTGGGATATAATATTGGGTTTGCCGTCTTCGGAGGCACGGCGCCTCTTATCGCAACTTATCTGATTAAAGAGACTGGCAGTAAAACGGCGCCTAGTATTTGTCTTATCGTAAGTGCTCTGATTTCACTACTTATATTTCTCAAACTCCGAGAGACCTTTCGGAGTCCGCTAAGTTAG
- a CDS encoding OmpA family protein has translation MRRGACIVRVISVLSVASLPVCLKPMEFAVRAMAVETSPSPGTAPLPPLPAVDELPLKDVLFDPNKYNIRPDAEPVLRETAQVLKESPNINVLIEGYADIRGEEQYNLRLAARRADAAKEYLVRLGIDPKRISTLAMGASTKFSKGSSEEDFQLNRRAHFVQQSGETAERAESTSSSPHQPQSAEETLPISNELSRIIERKLKELAPGQILFNPPREMKVGRSERVNARISGSLIENLQAGLEKDGLPEGEKIRLGQAISLQLSGYNFKVESLSQAQQPSGGDGAKWDWEVTPEKSGLHSLLLTATVRIGVNNQAEEEKAYPLYVRAISVKYDPVYSSSRLVKNQWYWIVGALVVLGVIVMTARRRK, from the coding sequence ATGAGAAGAGGTGCATGTATAGTTCGGGTAATAAGCGTTTTATCGGTGGCGTCGTTACCGGTTTGCCTAAAGCCCATGGAGTTCGCTGTGCGGGCAATGGCTGTGGAAACGTCTCCATCCCCGGGCACGGCACCCCTACCTCCCCTGCCCGCAGTAGACGAATTACCCCTGAAGGACGTTTTATTCGACCCCAACAAGTACAACATCCGCCCGGATGCCGAGCCGGTGCTCAGGGAGACAGCCCAGGTCTTGAAGGAATCCCCTAACATCAATGTACTGATAGAGGGATATGCGGACATAAGGGGTGAAGAGCAGTATAATCTAAGGCTCGCCGCGAGGAGAGCCGATGCGGCCAAAGAATACTTAGTCAGGCTGGGAATTGACCCCAAGAGAATAAGCACACTGGCTATGGGGGCCAGCACGAAATTTTCTAAGGGCAGTTCCGAAGAAGACTTTCAACTAAATAGAAGAGCCCACTTTGTGCAGCAATCTGGAGAGACAGCGGAACGAGCCGAATCCACGTCTTCTTCTCCACACCAGCCGCAATCGGCCGAAGAAACACTCCCCATCTCCAATGAGTTATCCAGAATCATCGAGAGGAAACTGAAGGAGTTAGCCCCGGGACAGATTTTGTTTAATCCCCCCAGGGAAATGAAAGTAGGACGGAGCGAGAGGGTAAATGCCCGCATTTCCGGCAGCTTGATAGAGAACCTACAGGCCGGATTGGAGAAAGACGGACTGCCCGAAGGGGAAAAGATTAGACTTGGGCAGGCTATCTCGCTCCAGTTAAGCGGGTATAACTTCAAAGTCGAATCACTTAGCCAAGCTCAGCAGCCATCCGGGGGTGACGGAGCGAAGTGGGATTGGGAGGTTACTCCGGAGAAGAGCGGGTTGCACTCACTATTGCTCACCGCCACCGTCAGAATAGGCGTTAACAACCAGGCTGAAGAAGAAAAAGCTTATCCGCTCTATGTAAGGGCGATAAGCGTGAAATACGACCCTGTTTACTCCTCCTCGAGACTGGTCAAAAACCAGTGGTACTGGATTGTCGGGGCATTAGTCGTCCTGGGCGTAATCGTGATGACGGCAAGGAGGAGGAAGTAG
- a CDS encoding acetolactate synthase large subunit, with product MKAGELLVRCLENEGVNYIFGLPGEENLDIMDALNDSKIRFILTRHEQGAAFMADVYGRLSGKAGVCLSTLGPGATNLMTGVADANMDRAPLVAITGQASLDRMHKESHQYIDIVEIFRPITKWNTQVKLPGIIPEAVRKAFKVAQTEKPGATHIDFPEDVAGLEVSAKPLLVQFPFRPEPLAAQVERAAKIISESKYPIILAGNGVIRGNASDALSYFAQKLNIPVAHTFMGKGALSDSNELSLFTVGLQAGDYISSGLAKADVVITVGYDIVEYSPDRWNPHTNKKIVHIDMTPAEVDAHYIVSVGVVGDISISLREIAEKASPNDANYSKSLREQILREMEAYKEDRSFPPKPQKILYDLREIMGEEDIVVSDVGAHKLWVARVYPCYKPNTCIISNGFATMGIGVPGAIGAKLLHPERKVVTVTGDGGFLMNAQELETAVREEIPFVSLIFHDKSYSLIEIKQHIHYGRKSHVNFGNPDFVKFAESFGAIGYRIQGADELKPVLEEAFSVNKPVVIDCPVDYRENLRIVEKFGGLLVFA from the coding sequence GTGAAAGCAGGAGAACTCCTGGTCAGGTGTCTTGAGAATGAGGGCGTGAATTATATATTCGGCCTACCCGGGGAGGAAAACCTGGACATCATGGACGCACTTAACGACTCGAAAATCCGGTTTATACTGACCCGCCATGAGCAGGGCGCTGCCTTCATGGCCGACGTGTACGGAAGGCTCAGCGGAAAGGCCGGCGTTTGCCTCTCCACGCTCGGACCCGGCGCCACAAACCTTATGACCGGTGTAGCCGATGCAAACATGGACCGAGCCCCCCTCGTTGCCATCACCGGACAGGCTTCACTGGACAGGATGCACAAGGAGTCCCACCAGTACATAGACATCGTGGAGATTTTCCGCCCCATCACCAAGTGGAACACCCAGGTTAAATTACCGGGGATCATTCCCGAAGCGGTGAGAAAGGCATTCAAGGTCGCCCAGACCGAGAAGCCGGGAGCTACCCATATAGACTTTCCCGAGGATGTAGCCGGTTTGGAGGTAAGCGCAAAACCGTTACTGGTGCAGTTTCCGTTCAGGCCGGAGCCGTTGGCCGCCCAGGTGGAAAGAGCGGCAAAGATAATCTCCGAGTCCAAATACCCTATCATACTGGCGGGAAACGGTGTCATCAGAGGAAACGCCTCCGATGCCCTCTCCTACTTCGCCCAAAAGTTGAATATACCGGTGGCCCACACCTTCATGGGAAAAGGCGCCCTTTCCGACAGCAACGAGCTATCGCTCTTCACAGTGGGCCTTCAAGCCGGCGATTATATCTCCTCCGGCTTGGCCAAGGCAGATGTGGTAATCACCGTCGGCTACGACATCGTCGAATACTCACCGGACAGATGGAACCCCCATACCAATAAAAAGATTGTCCACATCGACATGACCCCCGCCGAGGTGGATGCTCATTACATAGTGAGCGTCGGCGTCGTGGGTGACATCTCCATATCACTCCGGGAAATTGCGGAGAAGGCGTCGCCCAACGATGCCAACTATTCCAAGTCACTCCGAGAGCAGATATTGAGAGAAATGGAAGCATACAAGGAAGACCGCTCCTTCCCTCCCAAGCCGCAAAAAATTCTTTACGACCTGAGAGAGATAATGGGAGAGGAGGATATAGTGGTCTCCGATGTGGGGGCGCATAAGCTCTGGGTTGCCCGTGTTTATCCGTGCTATAAGCCCAATACCTGCATTATCTCAAACGGTTTTGCCACGATGGGAATCGGAGTGCCCGGCGCCATTGGGGCAAAGCTGCTCCATCCGGAGAGAAAGGTGGTAACCGTGACCGGAGACGGCGGGTTCCTGATGAATGCCCAGGAGCTGGAGACAGCGGTAAGAGAAGAAATACCGTTTGTAAGCCTGATCTTCCACGATAAATCCTATAGCCTGATCGAGATTAAACAACACATCCATTACGGAAGAAAGTCCCATGTCAACTTTGGAAACCCGGACTTCGTCAAATTCGCCGAGAGCTTCGGGGCAATCGGGTATAGAATCCAGGGCGCCGACGAGCTAAAGCCGGTCCTGGAGGAGGCTTTCTCCGTGAACAAGCCGGTAGTCATAGATTGCCCGGTGGACTACAGAGAGAACCTCAGGATCGTGGAAAAATTCGGCGGGTTGCTGGTGTTCGCCTAG
- a CDS encoding dodecin family protein, whose protein sequence is MAVARVTEVIGSSEKSWEDAVNNALKRANKTLRGLTGLEVTKMNAHIEKGKIVEYRAHVRITFILEG, encoded by the coding sequence ATGGCAGTAGCTAGAGTAACAGAAGTAATCGGGTCGTCGGAAAAATCCTGGGAGGATGCGGTTAATAACGCCCTGAAGAGGGCTAATAAGACCCTTCGCGGTCTTACCGGCCTGGAGGTCACCAAGATGAATGCGCATATAGAGAAGGGGAAAATCGTTGAGTATAGAGCCCATGTCAGAATCACTTTCATCCTGGAAGGCTGA
- a CDS encoding DUF1059 domain-containing protein, whose translation MGKVIYCNKVNPSSDCNHVIRGKDVEEVLQKAGVHAKEHGLEPTPELLEMVKANIEDE comes from the coding sequence ATGGGCAAGGTTATTTATTGTAACAAGGTCAATCCCAGCTCCGACTGCAACCACGTAATCCGGGGCAAAGATGTGGAAGAGGTGCTCCAAAAAGCGGGAGTCCATGCCAAGGAGCACGGCTTAGAACCGACGCCGGAGCTACTGGAAATGGTGAAAGCCAATATCGAAGACGAATAA
- a CDS encoding response regulator transcription factor, translated as MIKILIIDDHPIVRRGLKEIVSEEPDIVVAGEAQNSREALELIRKQKWDVVVLDITMPDSNGLEILKQLRKERPKLPVLVLSIHSEEQYAVRVLKSGGAGFMNKEAAPAELVKAIRKVVTGGKYVSPTLAERLAFDLESGEKQLHENLSDREFQVLCMIASGKTVKEIANKLFLSVKTVSTYRTRILKKMKMRTNAELTYYAVRNRLVD; from the coding sequence ATGATTAAAATTCTAATCATAGACGACCATCCGATCGTGCGGCGCGGTTTGAAGGAAATAGTGTCGGAGGAGCCGGATATTGTAGTCGCGGGCGAAGCACAAAATTCTAGAGAGGCACTCGAGCTTATCCGTAAACAAAAATGGGATGTGGTTGTTCTGGATATTACCATGCCCGACAGTAACGGGCTGGAAATCCTTAAGCAACTAAGAAAGGAACGACCAAAACTGCCTGTGCTTGTCCTGAGCATTCATTCTGAGGAGCAGTATGCGGTGAGAGTTCTCAAATCCGGGGGGGCCGGGTTTATGAATAAAGAGGCCGCTCCAGCGGAGTTGGTTAAAGCCATCCGAAAGGTAGTTACTGGGGGGAAATATGTTAGTCCTACCCTAGCGGAAAGGTTGGCATTCGATTTAGAAAGCGGGGAGAAGCAGCTTCATGAGAATCTATCTGATCGGGAGTTTCAGGTGTTATGCATGATCGCTTCGGGGAAGACAGTAAAAGAGATTGCCAATAAGTTATTTTTAAGCGTAAAAACAGTCAGCACGTATCGAACGCGTATTCTAAAGAAGATGAAAATGAGAACAAATGCGGAATTAACCTATTATGCGGTAAGAAATAGGCTGGTAGATTGA
- a CDS encoding inorganic pyrophosphatase codes for MGVFPPPYYRWRPHPWHGLDVGPNPPRIVHAYIEITPFDGIKYEVDKVTGYMRVDRPQKTSSQPPALYGFVPRTYCGRRVGKLTEGVQLGDGDPLDICVFSERAITRSEVILNARVVGGFQGIDKGLADDKIIAVLDKDNVWGEIEDISELPPNLVERLRHYFLTYKLEFGTQAQMTIEKIYSREHALEVVEAAIEDYNEEYGA; via the coding sequence ATGGGAGTTTTTCCTCCGCCTTACTATCGCTGGCGGCCTCACCCCTGGCACGGTCTTGACGTAGGTCCCAACCCGCCTAGAATCGTCCACGCCTACATAGAAATAACCCCTTTCGACGGGATCAAGTACGAAGTGGACAAGGTTACCGGCTACATGCGCGTAGACCGGCCGCAAAAAACATCTTCTCAACCACCCGCTCTCTACGGGTTTGTCCCCCGTACCTACTGCGGTAGGAGGGTGGGAAAGCTGACAGAGGGCGTTCAGCTAGGCGACGGCGACCCCCTGGATATATGTGTCTTCAGCGAAAGGGCCATAACTCGTTCCGAGGTGATACTAAACGCCCGGGTCGTCGGCGGTTTTCAGGGAATCGACAAGGGGCTGGCGGACGATAAGATAATTGCTGTTTTGGATAAGGACAATGTTTGGGGAGAGATAGAAGATATCTCCGAGCTTCCGCCGAATTTGGTAGAACGCCTGCGCCATTACTTTCTTACCTATAAGCTGGAGTTTGGGACACAGGCACAGATGACCATCGAGAAGATTTACAGCCGGGAGCACGCTTTAGAGGTTGTGGAAGCGGCTATAGAAGACTATAACGAAGAATACGGGGCCTGA
- a CDS encoding UbiD family decarboxylase, whose protein sequence is MTHIKDLREYLRLLADIGELKEIDVEVDWNLEIGAIIRRCYDLRAPAPLFNKIKGIENGFRVLGGSAGVSRQKGLYLSRIALSLGLSPHSTAHEIINTLASSIGKEGIRPKTVSSGVCQENIMTGPDVDLLRFPSPFLHQGDGGRYINTWGTIIVETPDRSWTNWSITRIMLLDKNRMTGLVVPMQHIGMIHQMWKEENKPMPFALAVGCEPAVPFFSSMHLPAFVDEADVLGAHFGEPIEVVPCKTVDLKVPATCEIVIEGTVSHTDTVSEGPMGEFAGYTGDSRPQPVFNVSAITYRSDPILPVVVAGVPVEDTHTCCGTVMAAMVLAELWKHGFPAASCFCLFESALHWLVVTVNRPGHSEESTKKLAHMAKEIIFKSKAGLDIPKVILLDDDIDPSNVSEVVWAFATRCHPDTDSHFYKHESTLPLIHYLTVAEKKDASSTKVVYNGLLPSFDRSQISSFKYGYPADMQEKVVTNWKKYGFSD, encoded by the coding sequence ATGACCCATATAAAAGACCTGAGAGAATACTTACGTTTGTTAGCTGATATCGGAGAACTAAAGGAGATAGACGTAGAGGTCGATTGGAATCTTGAGATTGGCGCAATTATCAGAAGGTGCTACGACCTGAGGGCGCCGGCCCCGCTCTTCAACAAAATCAAGGGTATTGAAAACGGCTTCAGGGTGCTGGGAGGCTCGGCCGGGGTTAGCAGACAAAAGGGTCTTTACCTATCCCGCATCGCCCTCTCCCTGGGATTATCGCCGCATTCAACCGCCCACGAAATCATAAACACGTTGGCAAGTTCAATTGGTAAAGAAGGGATACGACCTAAAACGGTTAGCTCTGGTGTCTGCCAGGAGAATATCATGACCGGGCCGGATGTGGACCTGCTGAGATTTCCGAGCCCTTTTCTCCACCAGGGGGACGGCGGCCGCTACATCAACACCTGGGGAACGATTATCGTAGAGACACCCGACCGCTCCTGGACAAACTGGTCCATTACCCGAATCATGCTCCTAGACAAAAACCGCATGACCGGCCTTGTGGTTCCTATGCAGCATATCGGCATGATTCACCAGATGTGGAAGGAAGAGAATAAGCCGATGCCCTTTGCTTTAGCCGTGGGATGCGAGCCGGCGGTTCCTTTTTTCTCGTCCATGCACCTACCGGCTTTTGTTGATGAGGCGGATGTCCTGGGCGCCCACTTTGGCGAACCCATCGAGGTCGTCCCCTGTAAAACGGTGGACCTCAAGGTTCCGGCAACCTGCGAGATTGTGATTGAAGGAACCGTTTCCCATACCGACACAGTGAGCGAGGGCCCTATGGGGGAATTTGCCGGTTACACCGGGGATTCCCGGCCCCAGCCTGTTTTTAACGTCTCTGCAATCACCTATCGGAGCGATCCAATTCTACCGGTAGTCGTAGCCGGGGTTCCGGTCGAGGATACCCATACCTGCTGCGGGACGGTGATGGCGGCCATGGTGCTAGCTGAGCTGTGGAAGCATGGTTTTCCGGCGGCCAGTTGCTTTTGTTTATTTGAAAGCGCCCTCCACTGGCTGGTCGTTACCGTGAATAGGCCCGGTCATTCGGAGGAGAGCACCAAGAAACTGGCCCACATGGCCAAAGAAATCATCTTCAAGAGCAAAGCCGGTCTCGATATCCCCAAGGTTATTCTTCTCGACGATGATATCGATCCCAGCAACGTGAGTGAAGTGGTCTGGGCCTTTGCCACCCGCTGTCATCCGGATACCGATTCCCATTTTTATAAACATGAAAGTACGCTTCCACTCATACATTATCTGACCGTGGCTGAAAAGAAAGATGCCAGCAGCACCAAGGTCGTGTACAATGGGCTATTGCCATCTTTTGACCGGTCTCAGATTTCCAGCTTTAAATACGGCTACCCTGCCGATATGCAGGAGAAAGTGGTAACCAATTGGAAAAAGTACGGTTTTAGCGATTAG
- a CDS encoding RNA polymerase sigma factor RpoD/SigA — protein sequence MNELRGLIHDDESSFASLEIEDGLLLDKVEAQLDFEPEELSSSSKGDGDFSSSDDSFRLFRAYSKDLASESSLLTPGEELEISRELAKYKTKIIEFKPRLNQISHSGKHRAKRLNYLLRAYTEKEKQLKDRFVKSNLKLVVKIAGKYIGRGLDYLDLIQEGNMGLMRAVERFDHTRGYRFSTYASWWIYQAISRAVWDQTKTVRIPTYLYEQSGKVHRASSRLHQESGDKPLPEEVAKEVRVSVETVKRIMEAANSVISLDSPVVDGEKATFLDYIADTKLPAPDNAIAKRAIKQKIGEALSILDSKEEDIVRMRFGIDRDTKYTLEEIGKRYGVTRERIRQIEKEALKKLASSEIGEFLSYYL from the coding sequence ATGAATGAGCTGAGGGGGCTTATTCACGACGACGAGAGTAGTTTCGCCTCACTAGAGATTGAAGATGGCTTATTGCTCGACAAAGTGGAGGCTCAATTGGATTTTGAGCCTGAGGAACTCTCATCCTCCTCTAAGGGCGATGGGGACTTTAGTTCTTCGGATGACAGTTTTAGACTATTCCGTGCTTACTCAAAGGACCTGGCAAGTGAAAGCTCACTGCTCACGCCGGGAGAGGAGCTCGAGATCTCTAGAGAGTTGGCGAAATATAAGACGAAGATAATAGAATTTAAACCGCGTCTTAATCAGATTTCGCATTCAGGAAAACACAGGGCCAAGAGGCTTAACTATCTTTTGAGAGCTTATACCGAAAAAGAGAAGCAGCTAAAAGACCGGTTCGTAAAATCAAATTTAAAACTGGTGGTAAAAATAGCCGGCAAGTACATCGGCCGGGGGCTGGATTACCTTGACCTTATCCAGGAGGGGAACATGGGATTGATGAGGGCGGTGGAGAGATTCGACCATACCAGGGGTTATCGGTTTTCCACCTATGCGTCATGGTGGATATATCAGGCTATATCCAGAGCGGTGTGGGACCAGACCAAGACGGTCAGAATTCCAACCTATCTTTATGAACAGTCCGGAAAGGTACATCGGGCCAGTTCGAGACTCCATCAAGAGAGCGGCGATAAGCCGTTGCCGGAGGAGGTGGCAAAGGAGGTTCGGGTTTCTGTAGAGACGGTGAAACGAATCATGGAAGCGGCAAATAGTGTTATCTCCCTCGACTCGCCGGTCGTGGACGGGGAAAAAGCTACCTTCCTAGATTACATTGCCGACACGAAATTGCCCGCGCCGGACAACGCCATAGCAAAAAGGGCGATTAAACAAAAGATAGGAGAGGCCCTATCCATCCTGGACTCCAAGGAAGAGGACATCGTCAGGATGAGGTTTGGAATAGACCGGGATACCAAGTACACACTGGAGGAGATTGGCAAGAGATACGGCGTTACTCGGGAGCGGATAAGGCAGATTGAAAAGGAGGCCCTTAAAAAGTTGGCGTCTTCGGAGATCGGCGAATTCCTCAGTTACTATCTTTAG